From one Triticum aestivum cultivar Chinese Spring chromosome 4B, IWGSC CS RefSeq v2.1, whole genome shotgun sequence genomic stretch:
- the LOC123092792 gene encoding endo-1,4-beta-xylanase 5, producing MRSRGSFALNHAVAFLVWWMVHCGSELVAAVPPDGWYDYTAHTDCRGRPEPAQYNGGILKYGNGDDPNGYKTTETGVLSPAFVVYNLNKSTMYTFSGWVKLEGSPSALITARLAPDNSGTRCIGTVLARSDCWAFLKGGFVLDWPTQTSVIFFQNADRTPMKITTASASLQPFTTDQWSMHQKDTIRKRRKRMATVHVADPHGTRVVGASVSVQQTAKDFPLGSAIASTILGNDAYQKWFVDRFNAAVFEDELKWYSTEPASGLLRFDVPDQMLAFVRSHRVMVRGHNIFWENQDATPRWVKGLSPDDLRSAVNTRIQSLMTRYRGEFAHWDVNNEMLHFNFYEQRLGPNATMEFFSVAQDADPLATLFMNEYNVVETCDDVSSTVDAYVARLKDLRAGGAVLEGIGLEGHFSKPNIPYMRAVLDKLATLNLPIWFTEIDINNKFDAQTQAVYLEQVLREAYAHPAVSGVMLWTALHENGCYQMCLTDWNLKNLPVGDVVDRLLQEWQTGQVAGPTDVHGAYSFSGYLGEYVVTVNAGNTSKQATFSLSPGDETRHITVQI from the exons ATGAGGAGCCGTGGTAGCTTCGCTCTGAACCATGCGGTGGCGTTTCTCGTGTGGTGGATGGTGCATTGCGGCAGTGAGCTCGTTGCCGCCGTGCCTCCTG ATGGTTGGTACGATTACACTGCCCACACGGAC TGCAGAGGCCGCCCGGAGCCGGCGCAGTACAACGGCGGGATTCTCAAGTACGGCAACGGCGACGACCCGAACGGGTACAAGACGACGGAGACTGGCGTCCTGTCCCCGGCGTTCGTGGTCTACAACCTCAACAAGTCCACAATGTACACCTTCTCAGGCTGGGTGAAGCTGGAAGGCTCTCCCTCGGCTCTGATCACCGCGAGGCTGGCCCCGGACAACTCCGGCACACGGTGCATCGGGACGGTCCTCGCCAGGAGCGACTGCTGGGCGTTCCTCAAGGGTGGCTTCGTCCTCGACTGGCCAACTCAGACCTCCGTCATCTTCTTCCAG AATGCTGATAGGACCCCGATGAAGATCACCACTGCGAGCGCCTCGCTCCAGCCGTTCACGACGGATCAATGGTCGATGCACCAGAAAGATACGATCCGGAAG aggaggaagaggatggcCACCGTCCACGTCGCCGACCCGCACGGCACCCGGGTGGTCGGCGCGTCGGTGTCCGTGCAGCAGACGGCTAAGGACTTCCCGCTTGGGTCGGCGATCGCCTCCACCATCCTGGGCAACGACGCGTACCAGAAGTGGTTCGTGGACCGGTTCAACGCGGCGGTGTTCGAGGACGAGCTCAAGTGGTACTCGACGGAGCCGGCGTCGGGGCTGCTCCGGTTCGACGTGCCGGACCAGATGCTGGCGTTCGTGCGGTCGCACCGGGTGATGGTGCGCGGGCACAACATCTTCTGGGAGAACCAGGACGCCACGCCCCGGTGGGTCAAGGGCCTGTCGCCGGACGACCTCCGCTCCGCCGTGAACACGCGCATCCAGAGCCTCATGACCCGCTACCGCGGCGAGTTCGCGCACTGGGACGTCAACAACGAGATGCTGCACTTCAACTTCTACGAGCAGCGGCTGGGCCCCAACGCCACCATGGAGTTCTTCAGCGTGGCGCAGGACGCCGACCCGCTCGCCACGCTCTTCATGAACGAGTACAACGTGGTGGAGACCTGCGACGACGTGTCCTCGACCGTCGACGCGTACGTGGCCCGACTCAAGGACCTCCGGGCCGGCGGCGCCGTGCTGGAGGGGATCGGCCTCGAGGGCCACTTCTCCAAGCCCAACATCCCCTACATGAGGGCCGTGCTCGACAAGCTGGCCACGCTCAACCTGCCCATCTGGTTCACCGAGATCGACATCAACAACAAGTTCGACGCGCAGACGCAGGCCGTGTACCTGGAGCAGGTGCTGCGGGAGGCGTACGCGCACCCGGCGGTGAGCGGCGTCATGCTCTGGACGGCGCTGCACGAGAACGGGTGCTACCAGATGTGCCTCACGGACTGGAACCTCAAGAACCTGCCCGTCGGGGACGTCGTCGACCGCCTGCTGCAGGAGTGGCAGACGGGGCAGGTCGCCGGGCCGACGGACGTGCACGGCGCCTACAGCTTCAGCGGCTACCTCGGCGAGTACGTGGTCACCGTGAACGCCGGCAACACGTCGAAGCAGGCCACCTTCTCGCTGTCCCCAGGGGACGAGACCAGGCACATCACCGTTCAGATATGA